A genomic region of Homalodisca vitripennis isolate AUS2020 chromosome 5, UT_GWSS_2.1, whole genome shotgun sequence contains the following coding sequences:
- the LOC124363942 gene encoding uncharacterized protein LOC124363942, whose product MFDFLKNCTPAQIAGGVLAGGLIVGGMVYVHHRYFRRGPVDDGGSQPPPATSVIFFNDHYQAETSSSSSESDVDVLPAVQHIGDAVGVLDSEDHPDASTTAVAGSIERL is encoded by the exons ATGTTCGACTTTCTAAAAAACTGTACTCCAGCACAAATTGCGGGGGGTGTGCTGGCGGGCGGCCTCATCGTTGGAGGCATGGTGTACGTCCACCACAG ATACTTCAGACGTGGACCAGTCGACGACGGTGGGAGCCAGCCACCTCCAGCCACCTCAGTCATCTTCTTCAACGATCATTATCAAGCTGAAACATCCTCATCATCATCCGAGTCTGACGTCGACGTGCTGCCTGCCGTACAACACATAGGAGATGCAGTAGGAGTATTAGATAGTGAAGATCATCCAGACGCCTCAACTACGGCAGTGGCAGGCAGCATCGAAAGGCTGTGA